From the genome of Leptospiraceae bacterium, one region includes:
- a CDS encoding ATP-dependent exonuclease SbcCD, C subunit-like protein — protein MQEISEQIEINTGFRLKRLELLNWGTFHNRIWKIEPSNFNSLLTGDIGSGKSTLVDAITTLLVQHTRIVYNRAAGSEGKERTLYTYVRGEYKNEKIAETGYSRPVFLRDPNTYSVILGIFYNEGYSEAVSLAQVYWIRNNRVEKFFVVSHDELNISEHFTGFGTDILRLKKNIRKEERTELFDSFRDYSSRFRSIFGIRSEKAMDLFYQTVSMKSVGNLNDFVKNHMLDVPQVDEKIEGLKKNYENLSRSFELVQKAKRQLQELSPIISELESFEKTAELIGNANLKQKASPFYFMGLKRSFLKDELQRQKENLHIINNQLESYEEELFRLRERETEIHSLIMQNETGRRLSEIQKELKLMEEKKNAKLKKFQSYENLLEHLDWTRSVNEEVFYKHLAQAKKEYESINQKVQNIILERDNIQINLSKLLEKGKEEEAELKSLLSRKTQIPEKLLQIRHSIAEELNLTSSDLPFAGELLRVKEDEKDWEGAIERILRGFGTSLLVPENLYERISNYVNKTNLKGRLEYYRVSENLKHVDRSYIRDNSLFNKIELKEDSSFYYWLEKEILERYNYICCEDMDSFRREPFALSKQGQIKRGKYRHEKDDRTDIKDRRNYILGWTNEKKIQAIRSELDKLHSDIMKLNEARAQVERAQERLKNKERNLYDFMKYENYEEINWETEARYIQNLHEENESLKASSEPLRKMETDLLQLKRQILEKTNLKAQADRQIGQLSSGISENEEVLKECELYLESLNEDISHFLSQVEEDNKENAYSLKTIEKGRAVYEEKCRIEIHTLEEKAAALRLGIEKNMTLYKKNYPEETTDVDVDIASGNEFKEYYNKIVNEDLPRHEEKFKEELNEKTINDIAMFRVQLEGYATDIIEKVKTINRSLREIEYNPGTYIEILADKSSEQSIADFKEQLLRCLDQYEGEEELYGEEKFLRVKKILDRFHSQETSDINWTQRVTDVRNWYNFSVSERYMEDEREREHYSDSSGKSGGQKEKLAYTILASALAFQFGLEWKKEHSRSFRFVVIDEAFGRGSDESTRYGLELFRKLNLQLLIVTPLQKIHVIEDYIRSVHFVSNMGGHNSMVKTISIEEYKKEKEKYS, from the coding sequence ATGCAAGAAATCTCGGAACAGATTGAAATTAATACAGGTTTTCGTTTAAAAAGACTTGAGCTTTTAAACTGGGGAACTTTTCATAATCGTATCTGGAAAATAGAACCTTCCAATTTTAATTCCTTACTCACCGGTGATATAGGATCGGGGAAATCTACCCTGGTGGATGCTATTACTACATTGTTAGTGCAACATACAAGAATTGTATATAACCGGGCTGCAGGTTCAGAGGGAAAGGAAAGAACTTTATATACTTATGTAAGAGGCGAATATAAAAATGAAAAAATAGCTGAAACCGGTTACTCAAGACCTGTATTTCTGAGAGATCCAAATACGTATTCAGTTATTCTCGGAATATTTTATAATGAAGGTTATTCGGAAGCTGTAAGCCTGGCTCAAGTTTACTGGATACGGAATAACCGGGTAGAAAAATTCTTCGTTGTTTCTCATGATGAGCTGAACATTTCTGAGCATTTCACCGGTTTTGGCACAGATATATTGAGACTCAAGAAAAATATACGGAAAGAAGAACGGACGGAACTGTTTGATAGCTTTCGAGATTATAGTTCACGTTTTCGTTCTATTTTTGGGATTCGTTCTGAAAAAGCCATGGATCTTTTTTATCAGACGGTTTCTATGAAGTCAGTCGGTAACTTGAATGATTTTGTAAAAAACCATATGCTGGATGTTCCGCAGGTTGATGAGAAGATTGAAGGTTTGAAAAAGAATTACGAGAATTTAAGTCGCAGCTTTGAATTGGTACAAAAAGCAAAACGACAACTTCAGGAACTTTCCCCTATCATCTCTGAGTTAGAGAGTTTTGAAAAGACGGCTGAACTTATTGGAAATGCGAACCTAAAACAAAAAGCTAGCCCTTTTTATTTTATGGGTCTAAAAAGAAGCTTTTTGAAAGATGAACTCCAAAGGCAGAAAGAGAATCTACATATTATTAATAATCAGCTCGAATCTTATGAAGAAGAACTATTTCGTTTAAGAGAAAGGGAAACGGAAATACATAGTTTAATTATGCAGAATGAAACCGGAAGAAGATTGAGTGAAATACAAAAAGAACTGAAACTTATGGAAGAGAAAAAAAATGCAAAATTAAAAAAGTTTCAGTCCTATGAAAATCTTTTAGAGCATCTTGATTGGACTCGCTCCGTTAATGAAGAGGTTTTCTACAAACACCTTGCACAGGCTAAAAAAGAGTATGAATCAATCAATCAAAAAGTTCAGAATATAATTTTAGAAAGAGATAATATACAAATAAATCTAAGTAAGCTTTTGGAAAAGGGAAAAGAAGAAGAAGCGGAGTTGAAATCTCTATTGAGTCGGAAAACTCAGATTCCGGAGAAGCTTTTACAAATTCGACATTCCATTGCGGAGGAATTAAATCTAACATCTTCAGACTTGCCTTTTGCGGGAGAACTTCTACGTGTGAAGGAAGATGAGAAAGATTGGGAAGGTGCTATTGAGAGAATCCTCAGAGGGTTCGGGACAAGTTTACTTGTGCCGGAAAATCTTTATGAAAGAATCAGTAATTATGTGAACAAAACAAATTTGAAAGGAAGATTGGAATATTATAGGGTTAGCGAAAATCTAAAGCATGTAGATAGATCTTATATCAGGGATAACTCTTTATTCAATAAGATTGAATTAAAAGAAGACTCCTCTTTTTACTATTGGCTGGAGAAAGAAATCTTAGAGCGTTATAACTATATTTGCTGTGAAGATATGGATTCCTTTCGCAGAGAGCCTTTTGCTTTAAGTAAACAGGGACAGATAAAACGCGGTAAATATAGACATGAAAAAGATGATCGAACTGATATAAAGGACAGGCGTAATTATATCCTGGGATGGACTAATGAAAAGAAAATTCAAGCTATACGTTCCGAACTGGATAAACTACATTCGGATATAATGAAATTAAATGAAGCCAGGGCCCAGGTGGAAAGAGCACAGGAGCGTTTAAAAAATAAAGAACGTAACCTATACGACTTCATGAAATATGAAAATTACGAAGAAATAAATTGGGAAACAGAAGCCAGATATATACAAAATTTACACGAGGAAAATGAATCTTTAAAAGCAAGTTCTGAACCCTTAAGGAAAATGGAAACTGATCTCTTGCAATTGAAGAGACAAATTCTTGAGAAAACAAATTTGAAGGCCCAGGCGGATAGACAAATCGGACAACTTTCTTCCGGAATTAGTGAAAATGAAGAAGTATTAAAGGAGTGTGAACTTTACCTCGAAAGTTTAAATGAGGATATAAGTCATTTCTTAAGCCAGGTCGAAGAAGATAATAAAGAAAACGCATATAGTTTGAAAACTATTGAGAAAGGTCGTGCTGTATACGAAGAAAAATGCAGGATTGAGATTCATACTCTTGAAGAGAAAGCAGCCGCCCTTCGATTGGGAATTGAAAAGAATATGACTCTTTATAAAAAGAACTATCCGGAAGAAACAACTGATGTGGATGTAGATATTGCTTCAGGAAACGAATTTAAAGAATATTATAATAAAATTGTAAATGAGGATCTTCCCAGGCATGAGGAGAAATTTAAAGAAGAATTAAACGAAAAGACAATTAATGATATTGCGATGTTTCGAGTTCAGTTAGAAGGTTATGCTACCGATATAATTGAAAAAGTAAAAACCATTAACCGATCTTTAAGGGAAATTGAATATAATCCCGGTACTTATATTGAAATCCTGGCAGATAAATCAAGCGAGCAATCCATTGCAGATTTTAAAGAACAACTTCTCCGCTGTCTCGATCAGTATGAAGGAGAAGAAGAGCTATATGGAGAGGAAAAGTTCTTAAGAGTAAAAAAGATTCTGGATCGATTTCATAGTCAGGAAACTTCTGATATTAATTGGACTCAGAGGGTTACAGATGTGCGTAATTGGTATAATTTTTCTGTAAGTGAAAGGTATATGGAGGATGAGAGAGAAAGGGAACACTATAGTGATTCTTCCGGCAAATCAGGAGGTCAGAAAGAAAAGCTGGCCTATACTATCCTTGCTTCCGCATTGGCTTTTCAATTCGGCTTGGAGTGGAAAAAAGAGCATTCTCGCTCATTTCGCTTTGTCGTAATCGACGAAGCTTTTGGTCGAGGTTCTGATGAGAGTACTCGTTATGGTTTGGAACTCTTTCGAAAATTAAATCTGCAATTATTAATTGTAACTCCCCTGCAAAAGATTCATGTAATCGAAGACTACATCCGTTCTGTGCATTTTGTTTCGAATATGGGAGGGCATAATTCCATGGTAAAAACAATCAGTATTGAAGAGTATAAAAAGGAAAAAGAAAAATATAGCTGA
- a CDS encoding tetratricopeptide repeat protein, with product MMTSLRLKQFLFAFFFLFSTLSSESITNEKLIEEFHHYLNLAETQLKHYQLEESIQNAKTSIKFGLEYYNGYTIELFDPYNIIGLAYYSLGYYEKALDTFLTAENILTSNHLDNHISYGILFNNIGLTYERLARYEYAKFYLDESLKIKEQILEEDNLSFASTYNSMGLLQYSLGNYDEALHYYILASEIRRKNISEDSLLVAQCYNNMGIVYQSKGNYSDAYKYFNKALKIKEKLKDLDMPSLATSLNGAAELYYRLGKYQRSEKLYKHSLRIKKRFFGNKHPDIAVIYNGLGNCYYSQGKYSLARKQYQKAYEIRKNFFIKTHPQIAKLYNNIANIYEMTGHPELSEKMHKKALSLKYKHLGKEHPSVTNSLENLAVHYDNHNQVDKAIQLTLLSLKIRSKLFGEKSRPLIATYKKLRDFYSEKKDYKTAKEYEAKLKYLENIFPSEDKSIILIKTN from the coding sequence ATGATGACGTCTCTTAGATTAAAACAATTTCTTTTTGCTTTTTTCTTTCTATTCAGCACTCTTAGTTCTGAATCTATCACGAATGAAAAGCTTATCGAAGAATTTCATCACTATTTAAATCTGGCAGAAACACAACTTAAGCACTATCAATTAGAAGAATCTATACAAAATGCCAAAACTTCCATAAAATTCGGTCTTGAGTATTATAATGGTTATACTATTGAACTTTTCGATCCTTATAATATTATAGGTCTTGCTTACTATTCACTGGGATACTATGAAAAAGCTCTCGATACATTTTTAACAGCAGAAAATATCCTAACCTCAAACCATTTGGATAACCACATTTCATACGGAATTCTATTTAATAATATTGGCCTGACTTATGAACGCCTGGCACGATATGAATATGCAAAATTCTATTTAGATGAAAGCTTAAAAATAAAAGAACAAATTCTGGAAGAAGATAATTTATCCTTTGCTTCAACGTATAACAGTATGGGACTTTTACAATATTCTCTGGGTAACTATGATGAAGCACTTCACTACTACATCCTGGCTTCCGAGATAAGAAGGAAAAATATTTCAGAGGATTCGCTTTTAGTAGCCCAATGTTATAATAATATGGGAATCGTTTATCAGTCAAAAGGGAATTATTCAGATGCTTACAAATACTTCAATAAAGCTCTAAAAATTAAGGAAAAACTTAAAGACCTTGATATGCCGAGCCTTGCAACCTCTTTAAATGGTGCTGCTGAATTATACTATCGACTCGGTAAATATCAGCGCTCTGAAAAGCTATATAAGCATTCTCTTAGAATTAAAAAACGTTTTTTTGGCAACAAACATCCGGATATAGCAGTTATTTATAATGGTCTGGGTAATTGCTACTACAGCCAGGGAAAATATAGTCTCGCAAGAAAACAGTATCAAAAAGCTTATGAAATCCGAAAAAATTTCTTTATTAAAACCCATCCGCAAATTGCAAAACTATATAATAATATTGCTAATATATATGAAATGACAGGTCATCCGGAACTTTCCGAAAAAATGCATAAAAAGGCCCTATCTCTGAAATATAAACATTTAGGGAAAGAGCATCCGAGTGTTACGAACAGTCTTGAAAATTTAGCTGTGCATTATGACAATCATAACCAGGTAGATAAGGCAATCCAGCTTACCCTACTTTCATTAAAAATTCGGTCTAAACTTTTTGGTGAAAAATCCCGTCCTCTAATAGCCACCTATAAGAAACTTCGGGATTTTTATTCAGAGAAAAAAGATTATAAAACAGCTAAAGAATACGAAGCGAAACTTAAGTATCTGGAAAACATTTTTCCGTCTGAGGATAAATCGATAATCCTCATCAAAACAAATTAG
- a CDS encoding efflux RND transporter permease subunit translates to MKKAIHYFVGHPLLAWLTILSLILSGIMAIFSLRSEAYPNVDFNQVKITTVFPGSPPSDIEQLVTIPIEERLREVDGLEQVRSISRQSVSEILIKVDLEEKNPAKVVNDLQKAVDQVSDLPEQVTERPLFEERKSGKFPIMELSVYGDISSHELYQAAKLAEKELEKIPGVARVDLFGQRDREWHVLVNPDKMEKHNVNLQHVIQSIKLRNVNIPAGTFSRGDARNIRTTGEFETISEILDLPVIGNEVGNTIPLKLFSKTRDTFQRPEFLASTNGFPAINLLILKKEKGDILNTVSRIKAKLKEFDKTLPKGTKIAIINDEGKRTENRLNVVQSNAIIGFILVIVILVLFLSFRDSIITSLSLPLTLFGMLIIFPIYDITFNLVSMLGIIISLGMLVDNSIVISENIYRYREQGLDPLEAAVQGSSELVVPIIGTYLTTVAAFAPMMFMSGIMGKFIWQIPFVVICTLSISLFESFFLLPGRMSQFAGTLPKPGEHVNLFRRVLDGFFNGLRDIFSKIISFIIRFRYISFASFFIALFLSVYVSSKMKFNLFPKEGSEIFIVKVEFSPSIRVTDTMSRMKYVEKIIQKLPPEELVSYSIKAGIQQKNSQDNLTRVGEHLGVIQVFLTPELNRKRTAGEIIAQIEPDVLKLPDAKSVFIEEVIPSPPIGAAITLAVEGEDYETLRKISAEIQDYLKSIKGIVNISDDYNLGRQEYVVKLKNQLSAQTGIGTLQAASLIRAAYEGNEVSNIRKGTDEITIRVLYDDEHRGDPESINRIKLPNKYGLNTPLGAISTTEIYRGPEALLHYDFERAITITADVKESHITSTEANKLVFSKFQDIGTRYPGYAIKFRGEQENTQKSMASLARAGVVALFAIYAIIALIFNSTLKPLVITGTIPLGIIGVIIGFYTAGKALSFFALIGVIGLAGVVVNSSIVLVDFINQFKEDEDPYRALIMAAEVRFRPILLTTLTTMAGLLPTAYGIGGSDPVLIPMTLALAWGLASGTFGALTFIPCVFAIGYDIRFALKKIKHKVSKIKAEDVP, encoded by the coding sequence ATGAAAAAAGCGATTCACTATTTTGTAGGTCATCCTCTCCTTGCCTGGCTTACAATCCTTTCCTTGATTTTATCGGGTATAATGGCTATCTTTAGTTTAAGAAGCGAAGCCTATCCCAATGTAGATTTTAACCAGGTAAAGATTACTACTGTTTTTCCGGGGAGTCCTCCTTCGGATATTGAGCAATTGGTGACAATTCCTATCGAAGAAAGGCTTCGGGAAGTAGATGGTCTGGAGCAGGTCAGATCCATATCAAGGCAGTCTGTGTCGGAAATTCTTATCAAAGTAGACCTCGAAGAGAAAAACCCGGCCAAGGTTGTTAATGATCTGCAAAAAGCTGTGGATCAGGTTTCTGATTTGCCTGAGCAGGTTACAGAAAGACCTCTTTTTGAGGAACGTAAGAGCGGTAAATTTCCTATTATGGAGCTTTCTGTGTATGGAGACATTAGTTCACATGAATTATACCAGGCTGCAAAACTGGCAGAAAAAGAGCTGGAGAAAATTCCGGGAGTCGCACGGGTGGATCTATTCGGTCAAAGGGATAGGGAGTGGCATGTCCTTGTAAATCCGGATAAGATGGAAAAGCATAATGTGAATCTTCAGCATGTGATTCAATCTATCAAGTTACGAAATGTAAATATTCCTGCGGGTACTTTCTCGAGGGGGGACGCAAGAAATATTCGGACTACGGGAGAATTTGAGACTATATCCGAAATACTGGATTTGCCGGTAATCGGAAATGAAGTTGGAAATACGATTCCCCTTAAACTATTTTCCAAAACTCGTGATACTTTTCAAAGACCGGAGTTTTTAGCTTCTACGAATGGATTTCCGGCTATTAACCTTCTTATTTTGAAGAAAGAAAAGGGAGATATACTTAATACAGTTAGTCGTATTAAAGCCAAATTAAAAGAATTCGATAAGACTCTACCAAAGGGAACGAAAATTGCGATTATTAATGATGAAGGGAAACGTACAGAAAACAGGTTAAATGTTGTTCAGTCTAATGCTATTATTGGCTTTATTCTGGTTATAGTGATTCTTGTTTTATTTTTAAGTTTTCGAGATTCTATCATTACGAGCCTCTCTCTTCCCCTGACCTTATTTGGCATGTTGATAATATTTCCAATCTATGATATTACCTTTAACCTGGTTTCTATGCTTGGTATTATCATTTCTCTGGGAATGCTTGTTGATAATAGTATTGTAATTTCTGAAAACATTTATCGTTATAGGGAACAGGGTTTGGATCCTCTTGAAGCAGCAGTCCAGGGTTCTTCGGAATTGGTGGTACCAATTATCGGGACTTATTTGACTACAGTAGCTGCATTTGCTCCAATGATGTTTATGTCCGGAATTATGGGGAAATTTATCTGGCAGATTCCCTTTGTAGTAATCTGTACTTTAAGCATAAGTCTTTTTGAATCCTTTTTTCTTTTACCCGGAAGGATGTCACAATTTGCCGGTACTTTACCCAAACCGGGAGAGCATGTAAATCTATTCAGAAGAGTTTTAGATGGTTTCTTTAACGGGCTTAGAGATATTTTTTCAAAGATTATTTCTTTTATTATCCGTTTTCGATACATTTCTTTTGCCAGTTTTTTTATTGCACTTTTTTTAAGTGTATATGTTTCTTCTAAAATGAAATTTAACCTGTTTCCCAAAGAAGGTTCTGAAATATTTATTGTAAAAGTGGAATTTTCTCCCTCCATTCGCGTTACCGATACTATGAGCCGTATGAAGTATGTTGAAAAGATTATCCAAAAACTTCCTCCCGAGGAATTGGTGAGTTATTCGATTAAAGCGGGGATTCAGCAAAAAAATTCACAGGATAATTTGACAAGGGTAGGGGAGCATTTAGGGGTCATTCAAGTTTTTTTAACGCCCGAACTAAACAGGAAAAGAACCGCGGGAGAAATCATTGCACAAATAGAACCCGATGTTCTCAAACTTCCTGATGCCAAATCTGTATTCATAGAAGAGGTTATTCCCTCTCCTCCGATTGGAGCTGCTATTACGCTTGCCGTAGAGGGAGAAGATTATGAAACTTTAAGAAAAATTTCTGCTGAAATACAGGATTATCTTAAAAGTATAAAAGGAATCGTAAATATTAGTGATGATTATAACTTAGGTCGTCAGGAATATGTAGTGAAACTTAAAAACCAACTTTCCGCCCAAACCGGTATCGGGACTCTACAAGCTGCGAGCTTGATTCGAGCTGCTTATGAAGGAAATGAAGTTTCAAATATCAGAAAAGGAACAGATGAGATAACGATACGGGTTCTATACGATGATGAACACAGGGGAGACCCGGAAAGTATAAACCGAATTAAGCTCCCCAATAAGTATGGTTTAAATACTCCTCTCGGAGCTATTTCAACAACGGAAATTTATAGAGGGCCGGAAGCTTTATTGCATTATGATTTTGAAAGGGCCATTACAATCACAGCTGATGTGAAGGAAAGCCATATTACTTCTACGGAAGCGAATAAACTTGTATTCAGTAAATTTCAGGATATAGGAACTCGTTATCCGGGCTATGCCATTAAATTCAGGGGAGAACAGGAAAATACCCAGAAGTCGATGGCATCTTTGGCCAGGGCCGGAGTAGTTGCACTTTTTGCTATATATGCAATTATAGCTCTAATTTTTAATAGTACTTTAAAACCCCTGGTTATTACCGGAACCATTCCCCTGGGTATAATCGGAGTGATAATTGGGTTTTATACTGCCGGAAAGGCTTTAAGTTTTTTTGCACTTATCGGGGTGATAGGTCTTGCAGGAGTGGTTGTGAATTCTTCTATTGTACTTGTTGATTTTATCAACCAATTTAAAGAAGATGAAGATCCTTATAGGGCACTTATAATGGCAGCGGAAGTTCGGTTTCGACCGATTCTTCTCACTACCCTTACTACGATGGCAGGTTTATTGCCAACAGCCTATGGAATCGGAGGTTCCGACCCGGTTTTAATCCCTATGACTCTGGCACTTGCCTGGGGACTGGCTTCCGGTACATTTGGGGCCCTTACATTTATTCCCTGCGTATTTGCAATAGGTTATGATATTCGTTTTGCTTTGAAAAAAATAAAACATAAGGTTTCTAAAATAAAAGCAGAGGATGTTCCATAA
- a CDS encoding DUF4194 domain-containing protein has product METLRYAAAVLKLLKGVVYEEEKEIWNIIIEDREALKDYFHKIGLKVLIFESDGYAFLSQDEPEEGSLFPLLVERRQLSYPVTLLLALLRNRFAEMEANSTDARLVLNKKEIKEMLVSFLPEDRNEAKRFDKIDVHINKLIDYGFLRKLKNESDRYEVKNIIKAKINADILSEILQKLEEHARNLGTD; this is encoded by the coding sequence ATGGAGACACTTAGATATGCAGCAGCTGTTTTAAAACTTTTAAAAGGTGTTGTTTATGAAGAGGAAAAGGAAATTTGGAATATTATTATCGAAGATAGAGAGGCTTTAAAAGATTATTTTCATAAAATCGGCCTGAAAGTTTTAATTTTTGAATCAGATGGTTACGCATTCTTATCACAGGATGAGCCGGAAGAGGGGAGTTTATTTCCCCTTCTGGTAGAAAGAAGGCAGCTAAGTTATCCTGTAACTTTACTCCTTGCACTTTTGAGAAATCGTTTTGCTGAGATGGAAGCTAATTCTACGGATGCAAGGCTTGTGCTGAATAAAAAGGAAATTAAGGAAATGTTAGTTTCTTTTTTACCTGAAGATCGAAATGAAGCGAAGCGATTTGATAAGATAGATGTGCATATTAATAAATTAATTGACTACGGTTTTTTACGTAAATTGAAAAATGAAAGTGATCGGTACGAAGTAAAAAATATTATAAAAGCTAAAATCAATGCAGATATACTATCTGAAATCTTACAAAAGTTGGAAGAACATGCAAGAAATCTCGGAACAGATTGA
- a CDS encoding DUF3375 domain-containing protein: MQELNYAYLKFLRETHPTLKIFRADSFPLILGFLYSAFKQNNRITLDSESLGIELSDYLYILRQSEGSGIYPEQAKNYLERWTNDGFLRKYYRKEGDDALFELTPAAEKALDWIQDLEKREFVGTESRLLRIYNILKDINYGTSQDIDERIRNLEKQKEELEEEIEALKNGQAPVMDKTRVKENFVEARDLARKLLADFRQVEYNFRELNANLKEKQISALSKGKLLEEVFQVQDTIWDSDQGKSFRAFWEFLMSSKRQKEFENLVENVYSLKEVQETRPDDLLQKIKVYLVEAGDKVNRMNHELVEQVRKFLDEKSLQENKRILSLVTEIKKKALELKDNPPSKKSFFSIEHTLLNHNVMDRPLWEPKDDLELSNTEFKEGETELNTEALFTQLYVDPGVLKDRIRQTMKQKSQVSLKEVLQHFPVEKGLTEVISYIALAHKDLKAVVHEDKQELFVIHNKETDKYFQIKLPEVIYQK, translated from the coding sequence ATGCAGGAATTGAATTATGCCTATTTGAAGTTTTTACGGGAAACTCACCCGACTTTGAAGATCTTTCGGGCAGATTCTTTTCCTCTTATATTAGGATTTCTATATTCTGCCTTTAAACAAAATAATCGTATTACATTAGATTCCGAAAGTCTCGGTATAGAATTATCCGATTACTTGTATATTCTTCGCCAATCGGAAGGTAGCGGAATTTATCCTGAACAAGCCAAAAATTATTTGGAACGATGGACAAATGATGGTTTCCTTCGTAAATACTACAGAAAGGAAGGAGATGATGCATTATTTGAGTTGACACCTGCCGCTGAAAAAGCTCTGGATTGGATTCAGGATTTGGAAAAACGGGAATTTGTAGGAACCGAGTCCAGATTATTGAGAATTTATAATATTCTTAAAGATATAAATTATGGAACCTCACAGGATATTGATGAAAGGATTCGGAATTTAGAAAAGCAAAAAGAAGAACTTGAAGAAGAAATTGAAGCCTTGAAAAATGGCCAGGCTCCTGTGATGGATAAGACAAGAGTCAAAGAAAATTTTGTTGAAGCCAGGGATCTGGCAAGAAAACTATTAGCTGATTTTCGGCAGGTAGAGTATAATTTTCGTGAACTAAATGCAAATCTAAAAGAAAAACAAATTTCTGCTCTTTCTAAGGGAAAATTGTTAGAGGAAGTTTTTCAAGTCCAGGACACTATTTGGGATTCTGACCAGGGAAAAAGTTTTCGTGCTTTCTGGGAATTTCTAATGTCGAGTAAACGACAAAAAGAATTTGAAAACCTTGTTGAGAATGTATATAGCTTAAAGGAAGTGCAGGAAACGCGACCGGATGATCTACTGCAAAAAATTAAAGTATATCTTGTCGAAGCGGGAGACAAGGTAAACCGTATGAACCATGAGTTGGTGGAGCAGGTTCGAAAGTTTTTAGATGAGAAGTCTTTGCAGGAGAATAAAAGAATCCTCAGCCTGGTAACGGAAATTAAAAAGAAGGCACTGGAATTGAAAGACAATCCTCCTTCCAAAAAATCTTTTTTTTCTATTGAACATACTTTACTAAATCATAATGTAATGGATAGACCTCTCTGGGAACCAAAAGATGATTTAGAACTCAGTAATACTGAGTTTAAAGAAGGAGAGACTGAATTAAATACAGAAGCTCTTTTTACCCAGCTTTATGTGGATCCGGGAGTTTTGAAAGATAGGATACGACAGACGATGAAGCAAAAGTCACAGGTGAGTTTGAAAGAGGTATTACAGCACTTCCCGGTAGAAAAAGGTTTAACTGAAGTTATATCATATATTGCCCTTGCTCATAAGGATCTGAAGGCTGTTGTTCACGAAGACAAACAAGAACTATTTGTTATACATAATAAGGAAACGGATAAGTATTTTCAAATTAAGTTGCCGGAGGTCATTTACCAGAAATGA